The Cucurbita pepo subsp. pepo cultivar mu-cu-16 unplaced genomic scaffold, ASM280686v2 Cp4.1_scaffold000855, whole genome shotgun sequence nucleotide sequence AATTGCTTAGACAACTAAGCTAGTTACATTACAACGATAACGTCCATGAGACCACGATGGCAGCAACAATTTACAGGGCATAGCCATTGGCTCTCGACATTTTTCTTCGTTATCGTTACAGTCTGTGTATTCAGCGTGACGATCCAGGATTGAAGGATACTACTAATCATAGTTTGACTTCAAATCAGTTTGATTTCAAATCATTGATTTCCTTATTCAGCACGACAATCCGGGATTGAAGGATACTGATCATGGCTCGAGCGCTCAACAGCTCAAACTTCAGTGTCTCCCTCTCCATAGAAGTCTTGTGGATCTCATGTTGCAAATCTTGGATGAATTTCAGGATGCTTGGATGCACAGATGAACTAAGATCTGAGGTTTCTAAGGCAGGTGGAGGAGCAGGGGAATCCTTTGGTTCTGTAGATTCTAAGAGTGAATATTCCACTAAGGTAGAAAGAAAGTTTTTCGTAGTTGGTGTCGTCGCACTACTCGTCGTTACATCCGTCTGCGATGCAGTGGCAATTTCAGATAGACTGAGTTCTTCGTTTGACATGGATGAGTTTTCTGAAGCTTTTGAAAGTTCAGAGGGTAAGTCGCTTTGCCTTCTTCGTTTATACTTCATAAGCGAGAAGGGTTTCGGATTAGCGATAATCGAAGGTGGAGTATAATCCTCGAGTTCCTCACTTTTGCACATAAACAAAAAGCTGTGGGAGNNNNNNNNNNNNNNNNNNNNNNNNNNNNNNNNNNNNNNNNNNNNNNNNNNNNNNNNNNNNNNNNNNNNNNNNNNNNNNNNNNNNNNNNNNNNNNNNNNNNNNNNNNNNNNNNNNNNNNNNNNNNNNNNNNNNNNNNNNNNNNNNNNNNNNNNNNNNNNNNNNNNNNNNNNNNNNNNNNNNNNNNNNNNNNNNNNNNNNNNNNNNNNNNNNNNNNNNNNNNNNNNNNNNNNNNNNNNNNNNNNNNNNNNNNNNNNNNNNNNNNNNNNNNNNNNNNNNNNNNNNNNNNNNNNNNNNNNNNNNNNNNNNNNNNNNNNNNNNNNNNNNNNNNNNNNNNNNNNNNNNNNNNNNNNNNNNNNNNNNNNNNNNNNNNNNNNNNNNNNNNNNNNNNNNNNNNNNNNNNNNNNNNNNNNNNNNNNNNNNNNNNNNNNNNNNNNNNNNNNNNNNNNNNNNNNNNNNNNNNNNNNNNNNNNNNNNNNNNNNNNNNNNNNNNNNNNNNNNNNNNNNNNNNNNNNNNNNNNNNNNNNNNNNNNNNNNNNNNNNNNNNNNNNNNNNNNNNNNNNNNNNNNNNNNNNNNNNNNNNNNNNNNNNNNNNNNNNNNNNNNNNNNNNNNNNNNNNNNNNNNNNNNNNNNNNNNNNNNNNNNNNNNNNNNNNNNNNNNNNNNNNNNNNNNNNNNNNNNNNNNNNNNNNNNNNNNNNNNNNNNNNNNNNNNNNNNNNNNNNNNNNNNNNNNNNNNNNNNNNNNNNNNNNNNNNNNNNNNNNNNNNNNNNNNNNNNNNNNNNNNNNNNNNNNNNNNNNNNNNNNNNNNNNNNNNNNNNNNNNNNNNNNNNNNNNNNNNNNNNNNNNNNNNNNNNNNNNNNNNNNNNNNNNNNNNNNNNNNNNNNNNNNNNNNNNNNNNNNNNNNNNNNNNNNNNNNNNNNNNNNNNNNNNNNNNNNNNNNNNNNNNNNNNNNNNNNNNNNNNNNNNNNNNNNNNNNNNNNNNNNNNNNNNNNNNNNNNNNNNNNNNNNNNNNNNNNNNNNNNNNNNNNNNNNNNNNNNNNNNNNNNNNNNNNNNNNNNNNNNNNNNNNNNNNNNNNNNNNNNNNNNNNNNNNNNNNNNNNNNNNNNNNNNNNNNNNNNNNNNNNNNNNNNNNNNNNNNNNNNNNNNNNNNNNNNNNNNNNNNNNNNNNNNNNNNNNNNNNNNNNNNNNNNNNNNNNNNNNNNNNNNNNNNNNNNNNNNNNNNNNNNNNNNNNNNNNNNNNNNNNNNNNNNNNNNNNNNNNNNNNNNNNNNNNNNNNNNNNNNNNNNNNNNNNNNNNNNNNNNNNNNNNNNNNNNNNNNNNNNNNNNNNNNNNNNNNNNNNNNNNNNNNNNNNNNNNNNNNNNNNNNNNNNNNNNNNNNNNNNNNNNNNNNNNNNNNNNNNNNNNNNNNNNNNNNNNNNNNNNNNNNNNNNNNNNNNNNNNNNNNNNNNNNNNNNNNNNNNNNNNNNNNNNNNNNNNNNNNNNNNNNNNNNNNNNNNNNNNNNNNNNNNNNNNNNNNNNNNNNNNNNNNNNNNNNNNNNNNNNNNNNNNNNNNNNNNNNNNNNNNNNNNNNNNNNNNNNNNNNNNNNNNNNNNNNNNNNNNNNNNNNNNNNNNNNNNNNNNNNNNNNNNNNNNNNNNNNNNNNNNNNNNNNNNNNNNNNNNNNNNNNNNNNNNNNNNNNNNNNNNNNNNNNNNNNNNNNNNNNNNNNNNNNNNNNNNNNNNNNNNNNNNNNNNNNNNNNNNNNNNNNNNNNNNNNNNNNNNNNNNNNNNNNNNNNNNNNNNNNNNNNNNNNNNNNNNNNNNNNNNNNNNNNNNNNNNNNNNNNNNNNNNNNNNNNNNNNNNNNNNNNNNNNNNNNNNNNNNNNNNNNNNNNNNNNNNNNNNNNNNNNNNNNNNNNNNNNNNNNNNNNNNNNNNNNNNNNNNNNNNNNNNNNNNNNNNNNNNNNNNNNNNNNNNNNNNNNNNNNNNNNNNNNNNNNNNNNNNNNNNNNNNNNNNNNNNNNNNNNNNNNNNNNNNNNNNNNNNNNNNNNNNNNNNNNNNNNNNNNNNNNNNNNNNNNNNNNNNNNNNNNNNNNNNNNNNNNNNNNNNNNNNNNNNNNNNNNNNNNNNNNNNNNNNNNNNNNNNNNNNNNNNNNNNNNNNNNNNNNNNNNNNNNNNNNNNNNNNNNNNNNNNNNNNNNNNNNNNNNNNNNNNNNNNNNNNNNNNNNNNNNNNNNNNNNNNNNNNNNNNNNNNNNNNNNNNNNNNNNNNNNNNNNNNNNNNNNNNNNNNNNNNNNNNNNNNNNNNNNNNNNNNNNNNNNNNNNNNNNNNNNNNNNNNNNNNNNNNNNNNNNNNNNNNNNNNNNNNNNNNNNNNNNNNNNNNNNNNNNNNNNNNNNNNNNNNNNNNNNNNNNNNNNNNNNNNNNNNNNNNNNNNNNNNNNNNNNNNNNNNNNNNNNNNNNNNNNNNNNNNNNNNNNNNNNNNNNNNNNNNNNNNNNNNNNNNNNNNNNNN carries:
- the LOC111785941 gene encoding NAC domain containing protein 50-like; protein product: MCKSEELEDYTPPSIIANPKPFSLMKYKRRRQSDLPSELSKASENSSMSNEELSLSEIATASQTDVTTSSATTPTTKNFLSTLVEYSLLESTEPKDSPAPPPALETSDLSSSVHPSILKFIQDLQHEIHKTSMERETLKFELLSARAMISILQSRIVVLNKEINDLKSN